One region of Termitidicoccus mucosus genomic DNA includes:
- a CDS encoding type III pantothenate kinase: MILLLPMLLCIDIGNTHTHFGLVGRRAGASTQYETPTRTLDDPAHGIGPRIADLLARQPGIEGLAFCSVVPDATARLRAVLARDGFSLPVFHLTHEKKLGVPIHYPRPAEIGQDRLANAAGAQALTGIPAIVIDMGTAVTFDIVTREHGYEGGIIAPGVELMRRYLHEQTALLPALDDSIDVARPIGHSTIEAMRIGTVIGFGGMIQALLDAVLDEFATRGETTPHILATGGSAALLRQRLKTPFRLVPDLTLRGLAAAWDLNM; the protein is encoded by the coding sequence TTGATACTTCTCCTCCCCATGCTCCTCTGCATCGACATCGGCAACACGCACACGCACTTCGGTCTGGTCGGGCGCCGCGCGGGCGCGAGCACGCAATACGAGACGCCCACGCGCACCCTCGACGACCCTGCGCACGGCATCGGCCCGCGCATCGCCGATCTCCTCGCGCGCCAGCCCGGCATCGAAGGGCTCGCCTTCTGCTCCGTCGTTCCCGATGCGACCGCGCGCCTGCGCGCCGTGCTGGCGCGCGACGGGTTTTCGCTGCCCGTGTTTCACCTCACGCATGAGAAAAAGCTGGGCGTGCCCATCCATTATCCGCGCCCCGCCGAAATCGGGCAGGACCGCCTCGCCAACGCCGCCGGCGCCCAGGCGCTCACCGGCATCCCCGCCATCGTCATCGACATGGGCACGGCAGTCACCTTCGACATCGTCACCCGCGAGCACGGCTATGAGGGCGGCATCATCGCGCCCGGCGTGGAACTCATGCGGCGCTATCTGCACGAACAAACCGCGCTGCTTCCCGCGCTCGACGACTCCATCGACGTGGCGCGCCCCATCGGCCACTCGACCATCGAGGCCATGCGCATCGGCACCGTCATCGGCTTCGGCGGGATGATCCAGGCGCTGCTCGACGCCGTCCTGGATGAATTCGCGACCCGGGGTGAAACGACACCGCACATTCTGGCCACCGGCGGCTCCGCGGCGCTCCTGCGGCAACGCCTGAAAACGCCCTTTCGCCTCGTCCCCGACCTCACTCTCCGCGGCCTCGCCGCCGCATGGGATCTGAACATGTAG